In Alligator mississippiensis isolate rAllMis1 chromosome 10, rAllMis1, whole genome shotgun sequence, one DNA window encodes the following:
- the CDT1 gene encoding DNA replication factor Cdt1, protein MAQPRLTAFFPRAKPGPAPGKSIARHRRAGPGLPLASPRTPPRKDAAAPRPPARKRSRPDPDPEPGEGVRGSARKRLVLPEPRAPVSSPSAAAAAGPPTPSSLDKKAKNVVNTTLSPGPRQESDLPAGLATQEGNCSFERVQNKEDVAQLKCRLQKLQALTQKSKLPATSTETCAALQSRLKQAQALEAKIRKRRAEEKTSEPEPSREPSEPPAATRDKAPAYQRFHTLAQDVPPGLTLPYKYKVLAEMFRSMDTIVGMLFNRAETITFAKVKQGVQDIMHKQFEQWHVGQIKAVYPASYTLRQDNNIPTFGAGMKRSGYQLTIEPVLGEEEKVDGRPHLSASRLLERRKVFGRNLMNLVKQHHKTFLASLSPPLAVPDDQLTRWHPRFNVDEVPDVVPAELPQPPTVDKMTTAQEVLTKARSMMSPKMEKALANLALRTAETSATEQEVPKASPTGTPSALRGVSQSLLERIRAKEAQKLQALMTRAPEREQRLAMLARLPEMARLLRTVFVAEKKQALTVEVACAHMIDSYRTTMAPGEMEKHLRLFSEVLPDWVSLHPIRQDTYVKLDKSKDLNIIVERLSKLIHEEERL, encoded by the exons ATGGCGCAGCCCCGCCTCACTGCCTTCTTCCCGCGCGCCAAGCCCGGGCCCGCGCCGGGCAAGAGCATCGCCCGCCACCGCCGTGCGGGGCCCGGCCTGCCCCTCGCCTCCCCGCGCACGCCGCCCCGCAAGGatgccgccgccccgcgccccccggCCAGGAAGCGGAGCCGCCCGGACCCCGACCCGGAGCCCGGAGAGGGTGTCCGGGGCTCGGCCAGGAAGCGCCTGGTGCTGCCGGAGCCGCGCGCCCCG GTTTCCAGCCCCAGCGCGGCAGCAGCCGCCGGACCCCCGACCCCGTCCTCCCTCGACAAGAAGGCGAAGAACGTGGTGAACACGACGCTGTCACCGGGCCCCAGGCAGGAGAGTGATCTGCCGGCCGGCTTGGCCACCCAGGAGGGAAACTGCAGCTTCGAGCGGGTCCAGAACAAG GAGGACGTTGCTCAGCTGAAATGCCGCCTGCAGAAACTCCAAGCGCTGACGCAAAAGTCCAAGCTGCCCGCCACCTCCACAGAAACGTGCGCTGCCCTTCAGAGCCGCCTCAAGCAAGCGCAGGCGCTGGAAGCCAAGATCCGCAAAAGGCGGGCGGAGGAGAAGACATCTGAGCCGGAACCATCCAGAGAGCCCAGCGAGCCCCCAGCTGCAACCAG GGACAAGGCACCTGCCTACCAGAGGTTCCACACCCTCGCCCAGGACGTGCCCCCCGGGCTGACGCTGCCctacaagtacaaggtgctggcCGAGATGTTCCGCAGCATGGACACCATCGTAGGGATGCTCTTCAACCGCGCCGAGACCATCACCTTCGCCAAGGTCAAGCAGGGCGTCCAGGACATCATGCACAA GCAGTTTGAGCAGTGGCATGTGGGTCAGATCAAAGCCGTGTACCCTGCCTCCTACACGCTGCGCCAGGACAACAACATCCCTACCTTTGGGGCTGGCATGAAGCGATCTGGCTACCAGCTCACCATCGAGCCCGTGCTGGGGGAAG AGGAGAAGGTAGATGGCCGTCCCCACCTGTCGGCATCGCGCTTACTGGAGCGCCGCAAGGTTTTCGGCAGGAACCTGATGAACCTGGTCAAGCAGCATCACAAG ACCTTCCTGGCATCTCTGAGCCCGCCCCTGGCCGTGCCTGATGACCAACTGACCCGGTGGCACCCCCGCTTCAACGTGGATGAGGTGCCGGATGTGGTGCCGGCCGAGCTGCCGCAGCCTCCAACAGTGGACAAGATGACCACGGCCCAGGAAGTGCTGACCAAGGCCCGGAGCATGATGTCCCCCAAG ATGGAAAAGGCCCTCGCCAACCTGGCCTTGAGAACGGCCGAAACCAGTGCCACCGAGCAGGAGGTGCCCAAGGCATCCCCAACTGGCACCCCCAGTGCCCTGAGAGGGGTGtcccagtctctgctggagcGG aTCCGAGCCAAGGAGGCGCAGAAGCTGCAGGCCCTGATGACGCGGGCGCCGGAGCGGGAGCAGCGACTGGCCATGCTGGCACGGCTGCCGGAGATGGCGCGGCTGCTGCGCACCGTGTTCGTGGCGGAGAAGAAGCAGGCGCTGACAGTGGAGGTGGCCTGTGCCCACATGATCGACAGCTACCGCACTACAATGGCGCCCG GTGAGATGGAGAAGCACCTGCGCCTCTTCTCCGAGGTGCTGCCTGACTGGGTCAGCCTCCACCCCATCCGCCAGGACACCTACGTCAAGCTGGACAAGAGCAAGGACCTCAACATCATCGTGGAGAGACTGAGCAAGCTGATCCACGAGGAGGAGAGGCTCTGA